A genomic stretch from Budorcas taxicolor isolate Tak-1 chromosome 15, Takin1.1, whole genome shotgun sequence includes:
- the SLC35C1 gene encoding GDP-fucose transporter 1, whose translation MRRGHGSLDPGELGVAPGLRGRGPARMRDNMALASLKRSKILHMALMGTSDPPGEAEASQEKPFVLRALQIALVVSLYWVTSISMVFLNKYLLDSPSLRLDTPIFVTFYQCLVTVLLCRGLSSLATCCPGTVDFPTLHLDLKVARSVLPLSVVFIGMITFNNLCLKYVGVAFYNVGRSLTTVFNVLLSYLLLKQTTSFYALLTCSVIIGGFWLGVDQEGAEGTLSWTGTLFGVLASLCVSLNAIYTKKVLPAVDGSIWRLTFYNNVNACVLFLPLLLVLGELRALFTFPQLGSAHFWGMMTLGGLFGFAIGYVTGLQIKFTSPLTHNVSGTAKACAQTVLAVLYYEEAKSFLWWTSNMMVLGGSSAYTWVRGQEMKKTQEEPHPRENEKSNMEV comes from the exons ATGCGGCGAGGCCACGGTTCTCTGGACCCCGGGGAACTCGGGGTGGCGCCAGGGCTCCGGGGACGCGGTCCTGCCCGGATGAGGGACAACATGGCCCT GGCCTCTCTGAAGCGGTCAAAAATCCTGCACATGGCACTGATGGGGACTTCCGACCCCCCCGGAGAGGCAGAGGCCAGCCAGGAGAAGCCCTTTGTGCTGCGGGCACTGCAGATCGCCCTGGTCGTCTCTCTCTACTGGGTCACGTCCATCTCCATGGTGTTCCTTAACAAGTACCTGCTGGATAGCCCCTCCCTGCGGCTGGACACCCCCATCTTCGTCACCTTCTACCAGTGCCTGGTGACTGTGCTGCTGTGCAGGGGCCTCAGCTCCCTGGCCACCTGCTGCCCTGGTACCGTGGACTTCCCCACCCTGCATCTGGACCTCAAGGTGGCCCGCAGCGTCCTGCCCCTGTCGGTGGTCTTCATTGGCATGATCACCTTCAATAACCTCTGCCTCAAGTATGTGGGTGTGGCCTTCTACAACGTGGGTCGCTCGCTCACCACCGTCTTCAATGTGCTGCTCTCCTACCTGCTGCTCAAGCAAACCACCTCCTTCTATGCCCTGCTCACCTGCAGCGTCATCATCG GTGGCTTCTGGCTCGGAGTGGACCAGGAAGGCGCGGAGGGCACCCTGTCTTGGACGGGGACCCTCTTCGGTGTGCTCGCCAGCCTCTGCGTCTCGCTCAACGCCATCTACACCAAGAAGGTGCTCCCGGCGGTGGACGGCAGCATCTGGCGTCTGACCTTCTACAACAACGTCAACGCCTGCGTCCTCTTCCTGCCCCTGCTCCTGGTGCTGGGGGAGCTCCGGGCCCTCTTCACCTTCCCCCAGCTGGGCAGCGCCCACTTCTGGGGTATGATGACACTGGGCGGCCTGTTTGGCTTCGCCATCGGCTACGTGACAGGACTGCAGATCAAGTTCACCAGTCCCCTGACCCACAACGTGTCCGGTACAGCCAAAGCCTGTGCCCAGACGGTGCTGGCCGTCCTCTACTACGAGGAGGCCAAGAGCTTTCTCTGGTGGACGAGCAACATGATGGTGCTGGGGGGCTCTTCTGCTTATACCTGGGTCAGGGGCCAGGAGATGAAGAAGACACAGGAGGAGCCCCACCCCAGGGAGAACGAGAAGAGCAACATGGAGGTGTGA